A window from Malania oleifera isolate guangnan ecotype guangnan chromosome 7, ASM2987363v1, whole genome shotgun sequence encodes these proteins:
- the LOC131159310 gene encoding MDIS1-interacting receptor like kinase 2-like translates to MCSQLVLFLYLFIIMNYFLFLVLPSFSYASSFSHSNALSASSSSFEAYALVAWKASLDSQSLLSSSWVGSDPCSQWIGIGCHKSNMSISSINLTSLALRGKLHGLNFSSFPHLRKLDLSNNSLFGNIPSHLGNLSRLTHLDLSSNNLSGIIPFEISFLKRLVSLSLSKNEIYGPIPPDIGLLTSLNHLDLSNNNLTGSIPTLIGKLGNLTTLYLYENILSGSVPKEIGMLKSLNDLELSGNNLIGPIPTTIGELSNLVFLYLFDNKLSGSIPSSMGNLTKLNDLALSFNKLSGLIPPEIGKMKSLQSLSLCANKLYGSIPFEMNNITHLNDLALDDNKFTGHLPQDICLGGLLKRLTLSGNNFMGSIPKTLKDCSSLTRVRLERNQLTGNISHEFGVYPYLTYIDLSDNKFYGELSPKWGRCYNLTALKISRNNISGEIPLELREATQLKVLNLSSNHLSGEIPKELGRLSSLLVLLLDKNRLSGSIPAEIQMLSNLEHLNLALNNLSGMVPKEMGGFSRLWSLNMSNNRFRGILPVQIGELVSLQVLDLSMNLLVGEIPQEVGKLIKLETLNLSHNEFSGLIPSTFDDLSGLTSIDVSYNKYLQGPIPTTKPFQIAQIDSYRNTGLCGNVTGLEACSSVMSDNSQGKKGKKVMILTIIPILAAVFVLLIIVGIFFLAREKEKKRDKRPRELQNKNIFAAWMYDGKMVYEQIVEATDGFDPKYCIGAGGYGVVYRVELPRTGHVVAVKKLCPLQGGEMANSKAFESEVRVLTEIRHRNIVKLYGFCSHTEQSFLVYQFIERGSLGKMLSNDEEQAMELDWGKRVKVVRGVANALSYLHHDCSPPIIHRDLSSNNVLLDLEYEARVSDFGTARLLKPDSSNWSSLAGTVGYIAPEFAYTMKVTEKADVYSFGVVSMEAIMGRHPGDLILSLPSSETSSLLSFANQLILLKDVVDQRISPPMGKVADEVVSIVKLAFACLQDNPQFRPTMQQVSKELSVERPPLHKPFFEQTLGDCLEVGI, encoded by the exons ATGTGTAGCCAACTTGTTTTATTCTTATACTTGTTTATCATTATGAATTACTTTCTCTTTCTTgtattgccttctttttcttatgcttcttctttttcccacagCAATGCTTTAagtgcttcttcttcttcttttgaagcATATGCTTTGGTGGCATGGAAGGCGAGCCTCGATAGCCAATCTCTTCTGTCTTCTTCTTGGGTAGGAAGCGATCCTTGCAGTCAATGGATAGGAATTGGATGTCATAAGTCGAACATGAGCATTTCATCTATAAATCTCACAAGCCTTGCCTTGAGAGGTAAGCTTCATGGTTTGAACTTCTCATCTTTTCCTCATCTCCGCAAGCTTGATCTTAGCAACAACTCTCTCTTCGGAAATATCCCATCCCACCTTGGAAACCTTTCAAGGCTCACCCATCTTGACCTATCTTCCAATAATCTCTCTGGAATTATTCCATTTGAAATAAGCTTCCTAAAAAGGCTTGTCAGCCTCTCCTTGTCTAAAAATGAGATCTATGGGCCTATTCCTCCAGATATAGGACTGCTTACATCTCTCAATCACCTAGACTTGTCAAACAACAATCTCACAGGTTCAATTCCAACTTTGATAGGAAAGTTAGGCAACTTAACCACTTTGTATCTTTACGAAAATATACTTTCCGGATCCGTTCCTAAGGAGATTGGAATGCTTAAATCTCTTAATGATCTTGAATTGTCAGGTAACAACCTCATAGGTCCAATCCCAACTACCATAGGAGAATTAAGCAATTTGGTCTTTTTGTACCTTTTTGACAACAAGCTCTCCGGATCCATTCCTTCTAGTATGGGAAACTTAACTAAACTTAATGATCTAGCTCTATCATTTAATAAATTGTCGGGCCTTATCCCTCCAGAAATAGGGAAAATGAAATCCCTTCAAAGCTTGAGCTTGTGTGCAAACAAACTCTATGGTTCCATTCCGTTCGAAATGAATAATATAACACATTTGAATGATTTGGCTTTGGACGATAATAAATTCACAGGTCATTTGCCTCAGGATATATGTCTTGGTGGATTATTGAAGCGTTTAACTTTATCCGGAAACAATTTCATGGGCTCCATTCCTAAAACATTGAAAGATTGCAGTAGCCTCACCAGAGTTAGGCTTGAAAGAAACCAACTTACTGGGAACATATCCCATGAATTTGGTGTATATCCGTATCTAACTTACATTGATTTAAGTGACAACAAATTCTACGGTGAGCTTTCTCCTAAATGGGGCCGATGCTATAATTTGACAGCCCTAAAGATCTCTAGGAATAACATTTCTGGTGAGATTCCTCTTGAGCTCAGGGAGGCTACCCAACTAAAGGTGCTTAACCTTTCCTCGAATCATCTTTCTGGGGAGATCCCAAAGGAACTCGGAAGGTTGTCATCATTGTTGGTACTTTTGCTTGACAAGAATAGGCTTTCAGGTAGTATTCCTGCAGAAATTCAAATGCTTTCAAATCTGGAACATCTTAACTTGGCTTTGAATAATCTAAGCGGCATGGTTCCCAAAGAAATGGGGGGCTTCTCGAGACTATGGAGCTTAAATATGAGCAATAACAGATTTAGAGGAATTTTGCCAGTTCAAATCGGCGAGTTAGTCTCTTTGCAGGTTCTTGATCTCAGTATGAATTTGCTGGTAGGAGAGATACCACAGGAGGTTGGTAAATTGATCAAATTAGAAACATTGAATCTCTCCCACAATGAGTTCTCTGGTTTAATTCCATCTACTTTTGATGATCTCTCTGGCTTAACATCCATTGATGTATCATATAATAAGTATTTACAGGGTCCTATTCCTACCACAAAGCCCTTTCAAATTGCTCAGATTGATTCATATAGAAACACAGGCTTGTGCGGCAATGTTACAGGGTTGGAGGCTTGTTCCTCTGTGATGAGCGATAATTCTCaagggaaaaagggaaaaaaagtcATGATCTTAACTATAATCCCCATTTTAGCAGCAGTATTTGTCCTACTCATTATAGTTGGAATTTTTTTCCTCGCTCGTgaaaaagagaagaagagggaTAAACGACCACGAGAActacaaaataaaaacatttttgcaGCATGGATGTATGATGGGAAGATGGTGTATGAACAAATAGTTGAAGCAACAGATGGATTTGATCCCAAATATTGCATTGGAGCAGGTGGATATGGAGTCGTTTACAGAGTGGAGCTTCCTCGTACCGGTCATGTCGTTGCCGTGAAGAAACTTTGCCCTTTACAGGGTGGCGAGATGGCAAACTCAAAAGCCTTTGAAAGTGAGGTTCGGGTGTTGACAGAAATACGCCATCGAAACATTGTGAAGCTCTATGGTTTTTGTTCACATACGGAGCAATCTTTTCTTGTTTATCAGTTCATAGAAAGAGGAAGTTTGGGAAAGATGTTAAGCAACGATGAGGAGCAAGCAATGGAGTTAGATTGGGGTAAGAGGGTAAAGGTCGTGAGAGGAGTTGCAAATGCTTTGTCCTACTTGCACCATGATTGCTCACCACCAATAATTCATCGAGACCTTTCCAGTAACAATGTTCTGTTGGATTTGGAGTACGAGGCTCGTGTGTCTGATTTTGGGACTGCTAGGCTTTTGAAGCCTGACTCCTCCAATTGGAGTTCATTGGCTGGCACTGTTGGGTATATAGCTCCAG AGTTCGCTTATACAATGAAAGTGACTGAAAAGGCCGATGTTTATAGCTTTGGAGTCGTGTCAATGGAAGCAATTATGGGGAGGCATCCAGGCGATCTCATCTTGTCTTTACCATCATCAGAAACATCATCATTACTGTCATTTGCTAATCAATTAATACTATTGAAAGATGTGGTAGATCAACGAATATCGCCTCCTATGGGTAAAGTTGCAGATGAAGTTGTTTCTATTGTGAAGCTAGCGTTTGCGTGTTTGCAAGACAATCCTCAATTTCGACCTACAATGCAACAAGTTTCAAAAGAATTATCAGTTGAAAGGCCACCTTTGCATAAGCCATTTTTTGAACAAACATTAGGTGATTGCTTGGAAGTAGGTATCTAA